In the genome of Acidobacteriota bacterium, the window GATGTAGCGGTAGCCGATCAGCGGATCGGGCTCCACGTAGGGCTTGGTGTCCAGCGTGGCCGTCATGCGGCTACCACAGCGTGTACACCTCGTCCGGGATGCCCCGCTCACGGTCCGCCGCGGGCGAGAACTTCCCCCCGGGCTGCGCGCGCCGCGGCTCCGTCAACTTCGACAGCGTGCGCACGAGCACACCACCGCCGCTGCCGCTCCCGCCATGCCCAAGCCCTTCGGCCACCGACGCTTCGGAGAAGTAGTCGGACGCGCCCGGCTGGGCTCCGCGCTGGATCCACAACGTGTCGGCGTCCGGTTCGTGAAGGCGCAGGGGATCGCGGCCGCGCAGCCAGTTGAGTCCCCACGCCAGAAGGAAGAAGGGATAGGCGACGACGAGAAGGAGGCGGGTGAACATGGTGTCGGGCTAGTCGAGCGCGAAGGCCGCCTGGTAGGCCTTGCGATCGGAAAGCTCCAGGCGCGCCTGCTCGCTCTTGAGCAGCAGCGCGTCCTCGAGCACGAGGGCGTCCATATCGGTGCCCATGAAGCAGCGGAACGCGTCCTGGGGCGTGCCGACAATCGGCTCGCCACGAATGTTGAAGCTGGTGTTGACGAGCATCGGGCAGCCAGCGCGCTCGTGAAACCGCTTGATCAGCCGGTAGTACCGGCCGTTGGCTGCGGGCGTCACCGTCTGCACCCGGGCTGAGTAATCCACGTGCGTGACCGCAGGCACCGTTGAGCGCGGGACGTTCAGTTTCTCGATGCCGGTGAACCCGCGCATGCGCTCGTCACTCCCGGCCGTTCGCTGTTGGGCCTGCACCGGCAGCACGAGGAGCATGTACGGGCTATCGGCATCCGCGGGCATTTCGAAATACTCCGCCGCGTGATCGCGCAGGACCGAGGGCGCAAACGGGCGGAAGCTCTCGCGGAACTTGATCTTCAGGTTCATCACCGACTGCATCTTGGTCGAGCGGGGGTCGCCCAGGATCGAACGCGCCCCGAGTGCCCGGGGACCAAACTCCATCCGGTCCTGCACCCAGCCCACGACCTTTTCGTCCAGCAGCAGGTCCGTCACGCGATCGAGCAAATCGTCTTCTCTTTCAATTACGTGGTACCTCGCACCCGCCGCATCGAGAGCGGCGCGCACCTCGGCGTTCGGGAACCGTGGGCCGAGCAGCGATCCATGGAGCACGTCCTCGCAACCGACGACTCGCGGCTCGGCGAGGACGTGATGCCAGATGAGTTGCGCAACACCGAGGGCGCCGCCCGCATCGCCGGCCGCCGGCTGGATCCAGATCCGCTCGAAGGGTCCTTCGCGCAGAATTCTGCCGTTGCCGACACAGTTGAGCGCCACGCCGCCCGCCATCACCAGGTTCTTCGACCCGGTCACCGCGTGCACCTGTCGGGCGCAGCGCAGCATCACCTCTTCGCACACGGCCTGCACCGACGCCGCTAGGTCCATCTCCCGTTGGGTCAGCGGCGACTCGGGATGACGCGGCGGACCACCAAACAGCTGGTGGAACTTCGGGCTCGTCATCGTCATGCCAGAGCAGTAGTTGAAGTAGCGCTGATCCATCCAGAACGACCCGTCGGGCCGTACGTGGATCAGATGTTCGAGGATCAGCTCCTTGAACCGCGGCTCCCCATAGGGCGCCAGCCCCATCACCTTGTATTCGCCGGAGTTCACGCGGAAGCCCGTGTAGTACGTGAACGCGCTATAGAGGAGCCCCAGCGAATGTGGGAACCGGATCTCGTGGGTCAACCGGAGCCGGTTGCCACGCCCGTGGCCGAGTGTCGTCGTCGACCACTCGCCAACGCCGTCCAGCGTCAGGATCGCCGCGTCGTCGAATGGCGACGGAAAGAACGCGCTCGCCGCGTGAGATTCGTGATGGTCGGCGAACACGTAGCGCCCGCGAAAGGCCTGCCCCAGCGCGTTGTCGATCTCGCGCGGCAGGTGCAGCTTGGACTTTAGCCAGAGCGGCATCGCCTTCAGGTAGGACCTGAACCCCCGCGGCCCGACCGCAGCGTAGGTCTCAGTCAGCCGGTCGAACTTCGCCAGCGGCTTGTCGTAAAAGCCAACAAAGTCCAGGTCGGCTGCCGCGATCCCCCCCTCGCGCAAGCAATACGCCAGGGCATTCGAGGGGAAATGATGGTCATGCTTGCGGCGCGTGAAACGTTCCTCCTGGGCGGCAGCCACGATGCGTCCATCCACCACCAGTGCGGCTGCCGAGTCATGATAGAAGGCCGAAATCCCGAGAATGGTGGTCATGAGTTGGCTACCGATGTTCCCGCGATGCCGTTGCGCCAGAGTGCGGACAGGGTCAGCGCCGGGAACCCCAAGAGGAATCGCCAGCGCCGCAACTGCAGGTGCCAGACAAAGGTCGCCCGGTACATCCGCCATGCGTCGCGGTGCCGACTCTCGCGCAGGCACTCGAGGATCACTGGGCGAACATGACGGGTCAGGATCCGACGGCGCTCGCGGGCGCGCGCGCGACCGCCGGGATAGCGCCCGGCCTGTTCCATCGTGACCGCGTACCGAGCGCCCGCGTGCGTGCGCTCGAGGCTGGCAATCGCGCTGCCGGCGTGCTCGCGATAACCGAACGTACAGGGCGCGCACACTTGAACGAATCCGCTCGCCAGCCCCAGGCGCATAGCGAGGTCCGCGTCCTCGCCGTTGATCCACTCATCGGTGAAGCCACCGGCGTCGGCGAGGGCATCGGCGCGAACGACGAAGGACGACACGCCCCACCACCGCCACTCCTCACCGGAGGCGTAGTAGTCATCGAACGTCAGGACAGCCGGCTCCAATTCGGCGACCTGGCGAAGCTCCTCGAGCGAGCGGAACAGGGCGGGTTTGCCGGCCACGAACGCCGGCTCGTGCGCCTCGCCGATCGCCCGCGCGTACACCTCGAGCGTCCAGGGGAACCAGACGTCATCGCTGTCCAGGAATGCCACGTAGCGGCCCTGCGCGTGCCGGATTCCGACGTTGCGTGCCGCACCAGGTCCCCGGTTCTGCTGCCGGCACACCCGAACGCGGTCGCCGTAGCGGGCGAGCACCGCCGGGGTGTCGTCCGTCGACCCGTCGTCCACGACCACCACGTCGTAGTCGACGAAACGCTGAGCGAAGACGGACGTGAGACAAGCGTCGAGCAACCGGGCCCGGTTGTGGGTGGGAATGACGACGGAAAAATACGACATGCGGTCAGGCCGCCACGCCAATCTTGGAGAACAACTCCTCGAAGCGGCGCCGCCACGTGTGGTCGCACAGGGCCCTGCGGTATCCCGCTTCGCGAAGTGCCTCCGCGGCAGGCGGGTGGGCCAGGTAGTAACGAACCTTGTCGGTGAGTTCCTCCGCCGCGCGATAGGTGTCGATCTCCCGACCGACGTCATAGAAGGCGGTGATTTCGTCGGAGTGTCCGGTCAGGTAGCAGGTCCGAGACATGGGTCCCTCGAAATCGCGAAGCCGGACATGGGGAACGAGGGACGACCCTGGCCGCCCGTCCGCCCAGACGTTGCTGAAGTTCAGCACGATTTCGTAGTTCGCGAAGGTGTCACATAAGGCCGCCGACCGGCCCCGCGCCGCCCCACTCAGTAGCGGCGAAAGGGCTGTCGTCTCGGAGCGGTAGCGCCACTGTAGGGCCATCCTCTCCAGCCCACGCGCGACTCCTCCGGATCGCATTTGAGCGGCGGCGACGCGCCAGTACGCC includes:
- a CDS encoding glycosyltransferase family 2 protein, which gives rise to MSYFSVVIPTHNRARLLDACLTSVFAQRFVDYDVVVVDDGSTDDTPAVLARYGDRVRVCRQQNRGPGAARNVGIRHAQGRYVAFLDSDDVWFPWTLEVYARAIGEAHEPAFVAGKPALFRSLEELRQVAELEPAVLTFDDYYASGEEWRWWGVSSFVVRADALADAGGFTDEWINGEDADLAMRLGLASGFVQVCAPCTFGYREHAGSAIASLERTHAGARYAVTMEQAGRYPGGRARARERRRILTRHVRPVILECLRESRHRDAWRMYRATFVWHLQLRRWRFLLGFPALTLSALWRNGIAGTSVANS
- a CDS encoding carbamoyltransferase: MTTILGISAFYHDSAAALVVDGRIVAAAQEERFTRRKHDHHFPSNALAYCLREGGIAAADLDFVGFYDKPLAKFDRLTETYAAVGPRGFRSYLKAMPLWLKSKLHLPREIDNALGQAFRGRYVFADHHESHAASAFFPSPFDDAAILTLDGVGEWSTTTLGHGRGNRLRLTHEIRFPHSLGLLYSAFTYYTGFRVNSGEYKVMGLAPYGEPRFKELILEHLIHVRPDGSFWMDQRYFNYCSGMTMTSPKFHQLFGGPPRHPESPLTQREMDLAASVQAVCEEVMLRCARQVHAVTGSKNLVMAGGVALNCVGNGRILREGPFERIWIQPAAGDAGGALGVAQLIWHHVLAEPRVVGCEDVLHGSLLGPRFPNAEVRAALDAAGARYHVIEREDDLLDRVTDLLLDEKVVGWVQDRMEFGPRALGARSILGDPRSTKMQSVMNLKIKFRESFRPFAPSVLRDHAAEYFEMPADADSPYMLLVLPVQAQQRTAGSDERMRGFTGIEKLNVPRSTVPAVTHVDYSARVQTVTPAANGRYYRLIKRFHERAGCPMLVNTSFNIRGEPIVGTPQDAFRCFMGTDMDALVLEDALLLKSEQARLELSDRKAYQAAFALD